The following coding sequences are from one Paenibacillus stellifer window:
- a CDS encoding DUF1569 domain-containing protein codes for MSKVAFTSLQDVNKELLNMYEYDVIQTKQWPVYEILAHCAQTIEYSMTGYPQMKPKVVRNTIGRVVIKRFLKQGFMKHDLTAHVPDSVSAQLPISGTRTHFLNNGL; via the coding sequence ATGAGCAAGGTGGCATTTACTTCATTGCAAGATGTGAATAAAGAGCTGCTGAACATGTACGAATATGACGTCATTCAGACCAAGCAATGGCCGGTGTATGAAATTCTGGCGCATTGCGCGCAGACTATCGAATATTCCATGACCGGTTATCCGCAAATGAAGCCCAAAGTGGTGAGAAATACAATCGGACGCGTGGTGATCAAGCGATTTTTGAAGCAGGGGTTTATGAAGCATGATCTGACGGCCCATGTTCCGGATAGCGTCTCTGCACAGCTACCGATCTCTGGTACAAGAACGCATTTTCTGAATAATGGGTTGTAA
- a CDS encoding DUF6531 domain-containing protein, whose protein sequence is MNLRALTRRRRRGGLKANICLMLAVMLLVSYIPVFPGANLFVSPTYAATNMRIEPSEINPEAGETAKIIFSFNAADDGQTEHEVKINLCTPQRDGSAPLLGPLITSGVYQTKSGDDYLVHEYEWDGKINGVPLEEGRYNVCISPVDYNGVGVYYGQIASFEIVGSDELTPPKALQIKPAASGQSIVSGTAKPGETLEVEVYYPSTGEESLYSGITANSEGQWTKQLSITAGQTAQITARIKKDSRFSGYSEPLTLLRIPLPAFPVTWEALAAYYYKLDSASLAQEKAEELAVLNQSAASSGTVSGLTSLLLTNPQTSGSIASADLPQFTEAALQDRLRIVNPSGQAPVDPARGDFVYSTDSITLQALMPLQFGLNYLSRDPYTGVNGLGWHHSYEWKLTPINDGKVEIMSPDGSRFEYVPLSGGRYLTPRGTDWTLTAPSSGAYTLTNPQGDKYQFNAAGYLQSITDLNGNQISLAYQGTKLEAVQTIGASLSLSYDGAGKLTSVRDSADRSMTFHYDSAGDMTSIKDVDGAETGLAYDDSHHLLGVTDAKGTATMSVTYDAKQRVTGITDFYGAESSSSYEGRVAPVVRGEEDEDVGTGIYPDRGRDLPDSEEVILSGTMHNLAHAPAYRQVAGLQPVIGDYLSSSISEIEGKQNLFAASAVSVGGDIAAIQNAISSSGSSPVVVRAGQLNVEDSVTFGSPSKPAVLIVDGMNTNRDITVRVYGNLILKNGLNANTKLALDVQKVGGSYGNLWSGGAIHLNNDSSVTVGDTLQSGTLTYNSGSLTIDAKRVLLAGDLNINTRVEMNIAQEMVVGGIVSNNQTANLNITGGDLFVRDNVSVNNNLNVQTGGLFAIGGDMTPNQTPVVHTGVGSGKTILIYSENGTVSGNAGLARAAGLASSITTTSNKTVWTNALNQSTTYVWNNNFQVAQRLAANGSTVKYSYDNSDRLIGVTDGNGNKSKQAYDERGNVIQSTDGNGYSTLARYNTLNRPALEVDERGNRSSYEYDAAGNLASSTDALGNTVTIARDNKGVPVSVTDAEGHVTAYTNDAAGFAREIKDPSGYTTVIDRDSLHRTVKVADVEGELQQIQYDAKDRAVAVTDALGQTRSSFYDANGNLEEQTDEAGVKTTHSYQVYRLTGTEDALNNSTGSTYDALGNITEARDESGGITSYKYDNVGQLKEVTDPEGQKTSYTYDANGNMLTQTDSEGNVTTYTYSKRNELLSVTDPLGAKTRYRYDAAGNKIKETDALGNSTWYDYNALGQMVSVTDALGAVTTYEYDKNGNQIATEDANHSVWKTKYDSRGLEIGTINPLNEETTVTRNARGLMTESTDAEGQKTFYEYDALGRNTLVRNALGYETSYVYDAKGNLKKVTDPNHHETSFNYDVLGRLTGVDDAAGSSTHYSYDATGNLLDKTNALGAVTSYKYDASDRVIESVNPLLEKTRMSYDENGNLLQVVEPDNNTTDYAYDAANQLKQTKYGDGSTVKYEYDLAGRRIKMTDGTGETRYTYDALNRPTSVIDPRGNNVRYEWTVTGQRSRVIYPDNTTVSYSYDAMDRITQVTDTQNQTTNYRYDANGRLIEKQLPNGGLSSYTYDGVGQLLELKHQSPGGSLLEQLTYVYDPAGNKTRTERQEYGSDEDNPSGTQRPADISDYAYDALNQLTQVQKQNGSKTVYSYDVAGNRLGKEVTDGGITASEQYTYDAANKLVHFEKGSDYKDYTYDLRGNLLKVTGIDSEAALRSFTAGASALKTTVPGTVYGDESGTGTDGTDPLAFSLPDEDLLTGATEDVYGADGNGTDATLAPEARVAALTAGPQVLESNEWSASNRLIQSTNTFGDVTTYQYDGDGNRVSMRTTVGDDTIPNAYPSGNPAGTRDGWESQYKKRQLDIYFTNDITLSNPQPLMATGDTGQSWKQSYVYGAGEERISMTYRVSGDASNDWEPTEGASGAHADGTTKTLYYLSDALGSVIGLEGQDGSVSARYRYDEFGVAENPEKFDLNWSGPDNLFGYTSLGYDYYSGYSYAQARDFDSSVGRFISEDTYEGEMEDPLSLNLYTYVRNNPLIYTDPTGHTSDANGATGGDPFAFTNLSTTKSVDRIIAARSLGTAAQKKLLKELLKGTNGTQTGFFNTDSAGMTRNQFEYLFWLAMIDDSSKAGQVKWALSQLDNYYLYGEGDWWSAAAPEMVMGMASGGIGGRAGKGRGAPVITNGKITIKSARANPNHFNDMSVDEVAQMLQGQGYDLTVQPSTKSRSGAVIIKINNTGGERNITQVQVSPGGGRHGESPYVKISTSNQGTIKIVDGKSKNYLYQGKERETTTIIFTER, encoded by the coding sequence ATGAATCTTCGAGCGTTGACAAGGAGACGGCGCCGCGGCGGCCTGAAAGCGAATATTTGTCTTATGCTGGCGGTTATGCTGCTCGTTTCGTATATTCCTGTTTTTCCGGGAGCGAACCTGTTCGTATCCCCGACTTATGCCGCTACCAATATGCGGATTGAACCGAGTGAGATTAATCCGGAGGCCGGGGAGACGGCCAAGATTATTTTCAGCTTCAATGCAGCGGATGACGGACAGACCGAGCATGAGGTGAAGATCAATCTCTGTACTCCACAGAGAGATGGATCGGCCCCGCTGCTCGGACCGCTCATTACAAGCGGGGTCTACCAGACGAAATCGGGAGACGACTATCTCGTTCATGAATATGAATGGGATGGCAAAATCAATGGTGTGCCGCTGGAGGAAGGACGATACAACGTATGTATCTCCCCGGTCGATTATAACGGTGTCGGAGTCTATTACGGCCAAATCGCCAGCTTCGAAATTGTCGGCAGCGATGAATTGACTCCTCCCAAGGCGCTTCAGATCAAGCCTGCAGCTTCGGGACAGTCAATCGTCTCAGGAACCGCCAAGCCGGGAGAGACGTTGGAAGTTGAAGTCTATTATCCATCCACAGGCGAAGAGAGCCTGTATTCCGGCATCACGGCCAACAGTGAAGGCCAGTGGACGAAGCAGCTCAGCATTACGGCGGGACAGACAGCTCAGATTACGGCGAGAATCAAGAAGGACAGCCGATTCTCGGGATACTCCGAGCCGCTCACGTTGCTTCGGATTCCGCTGCCTGCCTTTCCCGTAACCTGGGAGGCGCTCGCGGCCTATTATTACAAGCTGGATTCGGCCAGCCTGGCACAGGAGAAGGCCGAAGAGCTTGCCGTATTGAATCAGTCCGCAGCATCCTCGGGAACGGTCAGCGGCCTGACCTCCCTCTTGCTGACGAATCCGCAGACAAGCGGGAGTATTGCCAGCGCCGACCTGCCGCAATTTACGGAAGCGGCCCTTCAGGACCGGCTGAGGATCGTCAATCCATCCGGCCAGGCGCCGGTTGATCCGGCGCGGGGCGACTTTGTCTACTCCACCGATTCGATCACTTTGCAGGCGCTGATGCCGCTTCAGTTCGGGTTGAACTATTTGAGCCGCGATCCCTATACGGGCGTGAATGGGCTTGGCTGGCATCATAGCTATGAATGGAAGCTGACCCCGATCAATGACGGGAAGGTAGAGATTATGAGCCCGGACGGCTCACGCTTCGAATATGTGCCCTTGTCCGGCGGGCGTTATCTGACTCCGCGCGGCACGGACTGGACATTAACCGCTCCGTCATCCGGAGCCTATACCTTGACGAACCCGCAGGGAGACAAATACCAGTTCAACGCGGCGGGCTATCTGCAATCCATTACGGATCTGAACGGGAACCAGATCTCGCTTGCTTACCAGGGAACCAAGCTGGAGGCTGTCCAGACGATCGGCGCTTCCCTGAGCTTGAGCTATGACGGCGCAGGCAAGCTGACATCTGTCCGAGATTCCGCAGACCGCAGCATGACTTTTCATTACGATTCGGCGGGAGACATGACTTCGATCAAGGATGTCGACGGCGCTGAGACCGGACTTGCTTATGATGACAGCCATCATCTGCTTGGCGTGACGGATGCCAAGGGAACGGCGACCATGAGCGTAACCTATGATGCGAAGCAGCGCGTAACCGGAATAACCGACTTCTACGGCGCGGAGAGCTCCTCCAGCTATGAGGGCCGTGTGGCCCCTGTTGTCCGGGGAGAAGAGGACGAAGATGTCGGGACGGGGATTTACCCGGACCGGGGACGGGACCTGCCGGATTCGGAGGAAGTGATTCTGTCCGGCACGATGCACAATCTGGCTCACGCGCCGGCTTACCGGCAGGTGGCGGGTCTGCAGCCGGTCATTGGCGATTATCTCTCAAGCAGCATCTCCGAGATTGAAGGGAAGCAAAATCTCTTCGCCGCTTCCGCAGTATCGGTCGGCGGCGACATTGCCGCCATACAGAACGCGATATCATCCAGCGGGTCATCGCCTGTCGTCGTCAGAGCGGGCCAACTGAATGTTGAAGACAGTGTTACATTCGGTTCACCAAGCAAGCCGGCAGTTCTGATTGTTGACGGAATGAACACCAACCGCGACATTACGGTGCGCGTGTACGGTAATCTCATCCTCAAGAACGGACTGAACGCCAACACCAAACTGGCGCTCGATGTACAGAAGGTCGGAGGATCTTACGGCAATCTGTGGTCCGGCGGAGCCATTCATCTGAACAATGATTCTTCCGTAACCGTCGGGGATACGCTGCAGAGCGGCACTCTGACGTACAACAGCGGAAGTCTGACCATTGATGCGAAGCGGGTTCTGCTCGCGGGAGACCTGAATATCAACACCCGGGTTGAGATGAACATCGCACAGGAAATGGTCGTGGGCGGCATTGTCTCCAACAATCAGACCGCCAATCTGAACATTACCGGAGGCGACTTGTTCGTTCGGGATAATGTCAGCGTCAATAATAACCTGAATGTGCAGACGGGCGGATTGTTCGCCATTGGCGGAGATATGACTCCGAATCAGACGCCGGTCGTTCATACAGGCGTCGGGTCCGGCAAGACCATTCTCATCTATTCAGAGAACGGCACGGTTTCCGGGAACGCCGGATTGGCCCGCGCCGCAGGGCTGGCTTCTTCCATAACAACCACATCGAACAAGACGGTATGGACGAACGCGCTCAATCAGAGCACCACCTATGTGTGGAACAATAACTTCCAGGTCGCGCAGCGCCTGGCTGCCAACGGCTCAACCGTCAAATACAGCTATGACAACAGCGACCGCCTCATCGGCGTTACAGACGGCAACGGCAACAAGAGCAAGCAGGCGTATGACGAGCGGGGCAATGTGATCCAGAGCACCGATGGGAACGGGTACTCCACGCTTGCCCGCTATAATACGCTGAACCGTCCGGCCCTTGAGGTGGATGAACGGGGCAATCGCAGCTCCTATGAATACGACGCCGCCGGCAATCTGGCCAGCAGCACGGATGCCTTGGGCAACACAGTGACCATTGCAAGAGACAATAAAGGGGTTCCGGTCTCCGTAACCGATGCCGAAGGCCATGTCACGGCATACACCAATGATGCGGCAGGCTTCGCCCGCGAGATCAAGGACCCGAGCGGCTACACGACGGTCATTGACCGCGATTCGCTGCACCGGACGGTGAAGGTTGCCGACGTTGAAGGCGAGCTTCAGCAAATCCAATATGACGCGAAGGACCGCGCCGTGGCCGTCACCGATGCTTTGGGCCAGACCCGCAGCTCCTTCTATGATGCCAATGGCAATCTGGAGGAGCAGACGGATGAAGCCGGAGTGAAGACCACTCATTCCTATCAGGTCTACCGCCTGACCGGCACAGAGGACGCGCTGAATAACAGCACTGGCAGCACCTATGACGCGCTTGGCAACATTACCGAAGCCCGGGATGAATCCGGGGGAATAACCTCGTACAAGTACGACAATGTGGGACAGCTCAAGGAAGTTACCGATCCGGAGGGACAGAAGACCTCTTACACCTACGACGCCAACGGTAACATGCTCACCCAGACAGACAGCGAAGGCAATGTGACCACCTATACCTATAGCAAGCGCAACGAGCTGCTCAGCGTGACCGACCCGCTCGGCGCGAAGACACGGTACCGCTACGATGCAGCGGGCAACAAGATCAAAGAGACCGATGCGCTTGGCAACAGCACCTGGTACGACTATAATGCGCTCGGTCAAATGGTCTCGGTGACCGATGCGCTTGGCGCAGTGACCACGTATGAATATGACAAGAACGGCAATCAGATCGCAACCGAGGATGCCAACCATTCCGTCTGGAAGACGAAGTACGACAGCCGTGGACTGGAGATCGGAACGATCAATCCGCTGAACGAAGAGACCACCGTTACCCGCAATGCGCGCGGGCTGATGACGGAATCCACGGACGCAGAGGGACAGAAGACTTTTTACGAATATGATGCATTGGGACGCAATACGCTGGTGCGCAACGCCCTGGGGTATGAAACCTCATATGTCTATGACGCCAAGGGGAATTTGAAAAAAGTCACAGACCCGAACCATCACGAGACTTCCTTCAACTATGATGTGCTGGGCCGGTTGACGGGTGTGGATGATGCGGCAGGCAGCTCCACCCACTACTCCTATGATGCCACCGGCAATTTGCTGGACAAGACCAACGCTCTGGGAGCCGTGACCTCTTACAAGTACGATGCTTCGGACCGGGTCATCGAGTCGGTGAATCCGCTGCTTGAGAAGACCCGTATGTCCTATGACGAGAACGGCAATCTGCTGCAGGTCGTTGAGCCGGATAACAACACAACCGATTACGCCTATGATGCGGCTAACCAACTGAAGCAGACGAAGTATGGGGACGGAAGTACCGTCAAGTATGAATACGATCTGGCGGGACGCCGGATCAAGATGACAGACGGTACCGGCGAGACGCGGTATACGTATGACGCCCTGAATCGGCCGACATCGGTCATTGATCCGCGCGGCAATAATGTGCGCTATGAATGGACCGTAACGGGACAGCGCAGCCGGGTCATCTACCCGGACAATACGACCGTCAGCTATTCGTATGACGCAATGGACCGGATCACGCAGGTGACGGACACGCAGAACCAGACGACCAACTACCGCTATGATGCCAATGGCCGTCTGATCGAGAAGCAGCTGCCGAATGGAGGGCTGAGCAGCTATACGTATGACGGAGTCGGCCAACTGCTGGAGCTGAAGCATCAGTCGCCGGGCGGCAGCCTGCTGGAGCAGCTGACTTACGTCTACGATCCGGCAGGGAACAAGACTCGCACCGAACGCCAGGAATACGGCAGCGATGAAGACAATCCATCCGGAACACAGCGTCCTGCGGACATCTCGGATTATGCCTATGATGCGCTCAATCAACTGACTCAGGTGCAGAAGCAGAACGGCTCGAAGACCGTCTACTCCTATGACGTCGCCGGCAACCGCCTGGGCAAAGAGGTGACGGATGGAGGCATTACCGCCTCGGAGCAGTATACCTATGATGCGGCGAACAAGCTGGTCCATTTTGAAAAAGGCAGCGACTACAAGGACTACACGTATGACCTTCGCGGCAATCTGCTGAAAGTCACCGGCATAGACAGCGAAGCGGCGCTGCGTTCGTTCACAGCCGGTGCAAGCGCGTTGAAGACGACCGTGCCGGGAACGGTCTATGGAGATGAATCTGGTACGGGTACGGATGGTACAGATCCGCTGGCCTTCAGTCTGCCGGATGAGGATCTGCTGACCGGTGCAACAGAGGATGTGTACGGAGCGGATGGTAACGGAACGGATGCCACGCTTGCCCCGGAAGCGAGAGTCGCGGCACTGACGGCAGGTCCGCAGGTGCTGGAGAGCAACGAGTGGAGTGCGTCGAACCGCCTGATCCAGAGCACCAACACGTTCGGCGATGTGACCACCTATCAATATGATGGAGACGGCAACCGTGTCAGCATGCGGACCACCGTAGGAGACGATACGATCCCGAATGCGTATCCGTCCGGCAACCCAGCTGGAACGCGAGATGGCTGGGAGTCGCAGTACAAGAAGCGTCAACTGGACATCTATTTTACCAATGACATCACTTTGAGCAATCCGCAGCCCCTGATGGCCACAGGAGATACCGGCCAGAGCTGGAAGCAGTCGTATGTGTACGGCGCAGGAGAAGAGCGGATCAGCATGACCTACCGGGTCAGCGGCGATGCGAGCAACGACTGGGAGCCGACAGAAGGCGCCAGCGGAGCGCACGCGGACGGCACAACGAAGACGCTCTACTACCTGAGCGATGCACTGGGAAGCGTCATAGGCCTGGAAGGCCAGGACGGCAGCGTATCGGCGCGGTACCGCTACGATGAATTCGGCGTAGCCGAGAATCCGGAGAAATTCGACCTGAACTGGTCCGGCCCGGACAACCTGTTCGGCTACACCAGCCTGGGGTATGATTACTACAGCGGCTACTCCTACGCGCAGGCGCGTGATTTTGACTCGAGTGTCGGGCGGTTTATTAGTGAGGATACGTATGAGGGGGAAATGGAAGATCCGCTGAGTCTGAACCTTTATACGTATGTGCGTAATAATCCGTTGATTTATACGGACCCCACGGGACATACTTCAGATGCGAATGGAGCAACTGGAGGCGACCCGTTTGCATTCACTAATCTATCTACTACAAAGTCAGTAGATCGAATTATCGCAGCACGTTCTTTAGGGACTGCGGCTCAAAAGAAGCTCTTAAAAGAACTTTTAAAAGGAACTAACGGTACGCAGACTGGATTTTTTAATACAGATTCTGCTGGTATGACTCGCAATCAGTTTGAGTACTTATTTTGGTTAGCGATGATTGATGATAGTTCGAAGGCAGGACAAGTAAAGTGGGCGCTTTCTCAACTGGATAATTATTATCTGTATGGGGAGGGTGATTGGTGGTCAGCCGCAGCACCAGAAATGGTAATGGGGATGGCAAGTGGAGGTATAGGTGGTCGTGCAGGTAAGGGGAGAGGTGCCCCAGTAATTACTAATGGAAAGATTACTATCAAATCTGCTAGGGCAAACCCAAACCACTTTAACGATATGTCAGTTGATGAAGTTGCACAAATGCTACAAGGACAAGGTTATGATCTTACTGTTCAACCTTCAACTAAATCACGTTCAGGAGCAGTAATAATTAAAATAAATAACACAGGAGGTGAAAGAAATATTACCCAAGTACAAGTATCACCAGGTGGAGGTAGACATGGGGAAAGTCCATATGTAAAGATTAGTACTAGTAACCAAGGAACTATCAAGATTGTTGACGGTAAATCAAAGAATTATCTTTATCAAGGAAAAGAGAGAGAGACTACGACTATTATTTTTACTGAGAGGTGA
- a CDS encoding helix-turn-helix transcriptional regulator yields the protein MKNRLEQIRKEKGIKQEELASALEVSRQTIGSLENGRYNPSILLAFKIAKYFGMSIEEIFIYEEEESR from the coding sequence TTGAAGAACAGGCTGGAGCAAATTCGCAAAGAGAAGGGAATTAAGCAGGAGGAGCTGGCGTCCGCGCTGGAAGTGTCCAGGCAGACTATAGGGTCTCTGGAGAACGGCAGATACAATCCGTCCATCCTGCTTGCCTTCAAAATCGCCAAATATTTCGGCATGAGCATTGAGGAGATATTTATTTACGAGGAGGAAGAATCGAGATGA
- a CDS encoding GNAT family N-acetyltransferase: MDYRFIEELSLNNWPSLSTLLYDNWVLRFADGYTKRANSINPIHPSTQDLSSKIKECESLYFSNRLPAIYKITPFVHPANLDDILADQGYSLIDHTSVRTLNLDQIREPAGNASAQIYERPTAEWLEAFCRINEVPDKYINVMKRMLGNIRTRTGFISLNCGEQAVACGLGVLERGYIGLYDIVTDASFRNRGFGEQMLLHLLKWGKDNGAAHSYLAVVLNNAPALRLYSKVGFSEVYTYWYRVKELPQALG, encoded by the coding sequence TTGGATTACCGATTTATTGAAGAATTATCTCTGAACAACTGGCCTTCCCTCTCAACCCTTCTATACGACAACTGGGTGCTGCGCTTCGCGGACGGTTACACCAAGCGGGCCAACTCCATCAATCCGATTCACCCTTCCACCCAGGATTTGAGTTCCAAGATCAAAGAGTGCGAAAGCCTCTACTTCTCGAACCGGCTGCCCGCCATTTACAAAATAACGCCTTTTGTCCACCCTGCCAATCTGGATGACATTCTGGCAGATCAAGGCTATTCCCTGATTGATCACACAAGCGTCCGGACCTTGAATCTGGATCAAATCCGCGAACCCGCTGGGAACGCTTCGGCCCAAATTTATGAGCGCCCCACCGCCGAATGGCTGGAAGCTTTTTGCCGGATTAATGAGGTTCCTGACAAGTACATTAACGTGATGAAACGGATGTTAGGCAATATCCGGACGAGAACGGGGTTCATATCGCTGAATTGCGGGGAACAAGCTGTCGCCTGCGGTCTTGGGGTGCTTGAGAGAGGTTACATCGGGCTGTATGATATCGTGACGGATGCCAGCTTTCGAAATCGGGGCTTCGGCGAGCAGATGCTCTTGCATTTGCTGAAATGGGGAAAAGATAACGGAGCCGCGCACAGCTATCTGGCCGTGGTTCTGAACAATGCGCCGGCGCTGCGGCTCTACTCCAAAGTCGGGTTCTCCGAAGTTTATACATACTGGTATCGAGTCAAGGAGCTTCCGCAAGCATTGGGCTGA
- a CDS encoding S-layer homology domain-containing protein, producing the protein MHFRRRMKFPQIGRLLLAAVCALGSVSAGGTITGTAVAAGADPGRTDYSVSGERVIWMEPDSAGVKQVHALDRNSGASLTLTTNSSAKDAPAVGGLVVVWADKGNEQDSSLNWDIYSFDLEKGTRTKLNKQPGQYGNPTTDGVGVVWYERSNYGSMMYHDLASGVEADLGEGRFPELADGKVVYKNARDGGLSLLDLSSGVTRPLISLGGANYVDWFVFNGSHVLLKQKNGSSQSKFVLLSINDLTAEPVDLTEMKAAGAQYAFMSIGDGEAVFQDESGGASVLKQVNLSTYQVTTLPALPAGSKLIGISGNKLLYSTSDNSIEAIALEGTGTDPGTGTGTNSGTGTGTNSGTGSSAGGSAPVVTGAKDSQTIGAAGGTLTAADGWARLEISAGTFPDNTAVSLAQAELESQKPVDQDGRKLQKAGSIWQVQAGAPFQLPALLAIRYPKEEPWTSSREKLGIYQYDSTAGVWTYIGGVTAAEEDYVRAKITASGLYAVMLRDVEFPDMANHWARQEVEVLAARGIVNGMNGVSYAPKGTLTRAQFTKLLAAALQLKLLRPDAPTFRDVSSANWSYGWVEAAASAGIVTGDAGLFRGDDPLTREQMMTMLMRAITASYGSAKVTSDAKKVETELAAFKDSGSISSWARESVAGAVELKLVQGSNQMLHPAQSSTRAEAAVLIYKLLAQLKLL; encoded by the coding sequence ATGCATTTCAGAAGGAGAATGAAATTCCCGCAGATCGGCCGTCTGCTGCTGGCAGCAGTATGTGCGCTGGGCAGCGTATCTGCGGGCGGAACGATCACGGGGACAGCGGTTGCCGCCGGAGCCGATCCGGGAAGGACGGATTACAGCGTGTCCGGAGAGCGGGTCATCTGGATGGAGCCCGATTCCGCCGGAGTGAAGCAGGTGCATGCGCTGGACCGCAACAGCGGGGCGAGCCTGACGCTTACGACCAATTCATCGGCCAAGGACGCGCCGGCTGTTGGAGGCCTGGTTGTCGTGTGGGCTGACAAGGGGAACGAGCAGGACAGCTCTTTGAACTGGGATATTTACAGTTTCGATCTGGAGAAGGGCACCCGCACCAAGCTCAACAAGCAGCCCGGACAGTACGGCAACCCGACGACTGACGGGGTGGGCGTTGTCTGGTATGAACGCAGCAATTACGGCAGCATGATGTATCACGATCTGGCTTCGGGAGTCGAGGCGGATTTGGGCGAGGGCCGATTCCCAGAGCTGGCGGACGGCAAGGTCGTGTATAAAAATGCGCGTGACGGCGGGCTTAGCCTGCTCGATTTAAGCAGCGGAGTTACACGTCCTTTAATTAGTCTGGGCGGTGCCAACTATGTGGACTGGTTCGTTTTTAACGGCAGCCATGTTCTTCTTAAGCAAAAGAACGGGTCATCGCAGAGCAAATTCGTGCTTCTGTCCATCAATGATCTGACGGCCGAGCCAGTCGATCTTACCGAGATGAAGGCGGCCGGAGCGCAGTATGCGTTCATGTCCATCGGAGATGGAGAGGCGGTATTTCAGGACGAATCCGGCGGCGCCTCCGTCTTGAAGCAGGTGAATCTCTCAACCTATCAGGTCACGACGCTTCCTGCGCTGCCTGCGGGGTCGAAGCTGATCGGCATCAGCGGGAACAAGCTGCTCTACAGCACAAGCGATAACTCTATCGAAGCAATTGCGCTGGAAGGGACTGGTACAGATCCGGGGACGGGGACCGGTACAAATTCGGGGACGGGGACCGGTACGAATTCGGGAACCGGTTCGAGTGCCGGAGGAAGCGCGCCGGTTGTAACCGGGGCCAAGGATAGCCAGACGATCGGAGCCGCAGGCGGAACGCTGACCGCAGCGGACGGCTGGGCACGGCTGGAGATTTCGGCAGGAACCTTCCCGGATAATACGGCTGTGAGTCTGGCGCAAGCGGAGCTAGAGTCGCAGAAGCCGGTGGATCAGGACGGCAGGAAGCTGCAGAAGGCCGGCTCGATCTGGCAGGTACAGGCGGGCGCTCCATTCCAGCTGCCGGCGCTGCTCGCGATCCGTTACCCGAAGGAAGAGCCTTGGACATCGAGCCGGGAGAAGCTCGGGATTTATCAGTATGACTCCACAGCAGGGGTGTGGACTTACATTGGCGGTGTAACAGCGGCGGAAGAAGATTATGTCCGGGCCAAGATTACGGCTTCCGGATTGTATGCGGTCATGCTGCGCGATGTCGAGTTCCCGGATATGGCGAACCATTGGGCGCGGCAGGAGGTCGAGGTACTGGCGGCCAGAGGAATAGTGAACGGCATGAACGGAGTCAGCTATGCGCCTAAGGGCACGCTCACTCGCGCCCAGTTCACGAAGCTGCTGGCAGCGGCGCTTCAATTGAAGCTGCTCCGGCCGGATGCTCCGACATTCCGCGATGTCTCGTCCGCGAACTGGTCCTATGGCTGGGTGGAAGCGGCAGCCTCCGCAGGAATCGTTACCGGTGACGCCGGATTGTTCCGGGGTGATGATCCGCTGACGCGTGAGCAGATGATGACCATGCTGATGCGGGCCATCACAGCCTCTTACGGATCAGCGAAGGTCACTTCGGACGCGAAGAAGGTTGAGACCGAACTCGCGGCCTTCAAGGACAGCGGCAGCATTAGCTCCTGGGCGCGCGAATCGGTAGCCGGAGCGGTAGAACTGAAGCTGGTACAAGGTTCGAATCAGATGCTGCATCCCGCTCAATCCTCGACGCGGGCCGAAGCCGCAGTTCTGATCTACAAGCTGCTGGCGCAACTGAAACTACTGTAA
- a CDS encoding IS200/IS605 family transposase, with protein MSSDVNSLAHTKWNCKYHIVFAPKYRRQVIYGKLKQDIGKILRQLCERKTVGRNKKVIEEYIRNQLQEDIVAEQITMEEYIDPFTGEETKDRRKKKN; from the coding sequence ATGTCATCTGATGTGAACAGTTTAGCACATACAAAATGGAATTGTAAGTATCACATCGTGTTTGCCCCAAAGTACAGACGCCAGGTGATTTATGGAAAGTTGAAGCAAGATATCGGAAAAATATTGCGACAATTATGCGAAAGAAAGACGGTAGGAAGAAACAAGAAAGTGATTGAAGAATATATCCGCAATCAATTGCAGGAAGATATCGTCGCGGAACAAATAACGATGGAGGAATACATCGATCCGTTTACAGGAGAAGAAACCAAAGATAGACGAAAGAAGAAGAACTAG